The Colletotrichum destructivum chromosome 7, complete sequence genome contains the following window.
CGTGGGATATCAGAAGGATGTGATCGTTGGGAATAAAATGAAAACGGCGGCCGCCTGCTTTTCCCTTGCCGGTACGGGATGTGACGAGACGTATTACACATCATCGAGACCTCATTGGATCAATCGCTGTTCCCAATCATCTTCAGTCCTGCAACTCCAACTACAACCTACTTTGCGGCTGACACTTAGACTTAGACGGCACCtgcaagacgacgacgacgatgtctGTTTTCGCGTAGGTTCATTTCGATATCATGGGCATCACACCAGAAGCGTATTGCTGACACGCGCGCAACAGACGCTCAACCTTCTCGGCAGCCGGCTACGCCGCCTTCCGGCCTTCCTACCCGGCGTCGCTCTTCAGGACGGTGCTGGCGTACCACAACGCACCGTCGGCGGACGGCACGGCACTGGACCTAGGGTGCGGCCACGGGCTCATCGCGCGGGCGCTCGCGCCGCACTTTGGGCGGGTGACGGCCATCGACCCGAGCGCGGGCATGATCAAGCAAGCGTCCGAGTCGACGCAGGATGCCAAGATCGCGTTCCGGCAAGCGAGCGCCGAGGACATCTCGTTCGTGGCGGACAGGTCGGTGGACCTCGTCGTGGCGGGCCAGGCGGCTCACTGGTTTGACTACGGCAGGGTGTGGCCGGAGCTCGCGCGCGTGGTGCGGCGCGGCGGCACGCTGGCGTTCTGGGGGTACAAGGACAACATCCTCGTCGGGTTCCCCGAGGTCAACGGCATCTTTGAGCACTTTTGCTACGGCgagggggaggcggcgcccGGGAGCGGCTGGGAGACGATGGGGCCGTACTGGGAGCCCGGGCGGCAGGTCCTGCGGGACGACTTGAAggcggtggtgccgccggcgtcggagTGGGAGGCGGTGAGGCGCATCGTGTACGACCCAGACCGGCGGACGGCGCAGGCGCAGACAGATGCAGGGACGGACCCGGAGGCGGCGTGGCTGCGCAAGACGCTCAAGCTCGGGGAGTTTGAGCGCTACGTGCAGACCTTCAGCGCGTACCGCGGGTGGAGGGACGCGCACCCCAAGGTCAAGAGCCgggcggagggcggcgcgggggACATTACAGATCTGTTGTTTGACCGTTTGCTTGCGGCGGTGCCGGAGTGGAAGGCCAAGGGTGATGGGTGGCgggatgtcgaggtcgaggcggtTTGGGGCACGACAATCATCCTGGCCAAGAGGAAGTAATAGACTGTTtctgtacagagtatctGGGTTCGTATTGTGCAAGTTGTACAGACGGATACACACGATAGGCGGGCAACTTGAAGACTATGAGAAAGCCTTCGAAAGACAGGCCCAGCTGGATGAGGATGACCCGCAGATGACTCGTAAGGCAGCATCGGGCTCAGAAGAATCGGGATAACCCGCACTGTCCGTAAGGATACTATTTGGTGTAAGGCGCTCACTGTCGATGCACAGTTCGCCGATGAGACCCAATAGTGCTGTGCAAGTTAAGCCATGCCAGAATATTGACATGTTGACATTGGGCTGGTGGATAAATGGGTCGCTACGCCAGTCTCCAGGCTGGCAACTCATTCAAGAGCCATGATTGGTTGTGGAGCCGATAGCCGAAGACATAGATCCACTCAAGGACCCACCCATGTCATCAGCTTTTGTGTGGTTGCCCCGTCAGGTTTCAGGAGGTTTTTGGTGTTTGGCTACGTGTTGAGAATCGATGCGGATGCACTGTGTTTGCAAGTCAGACCGCCTCTCCCAGCCAGCAGGGGGCTTTCCAATAGTGTCCTGGTcggtggtagtggtggtggtgctggtggtgtgTGACCGTATCTATGTGTtttatgtgtgtgtgcacaccgccgccgcatgAACAACGGTGGCCGGGACTGGGGATCCCCATGGCTCTGGACTTGAATAAGTGCATTGGATGCCTTGCATTGTATTGGATAACATAAAATAAAAATAGAAGAGAAGACGGATAAGGGGGTgcgagggaggagagagggagatagACAGACAGAGGGAGGCAGATGGAGCAAGCATAAAGTGTTTCGTCCATCAAACAGCAACCTCCAAGAAACAACATCACGAAACTGCCGTCCCTCTGTCCCAACATTTTTTTTTTACCCAGTGAGAGAGAATAGAAGAACAGGTCGTCCATCGTCCGTCTCTTGTTTACATTGCCAACCGTCGCACCGTATcacaccacccaccatcACATTACACAGACCAAACACAATGGTGAGTTTCccccgcgccgtcctcccaccagctccctcccctcccacccacCACCTCCCAATTGCCATGCCTtgcttttttgttttgttttcccCGCGcgggcgagagagaaagaggagagcGAACCCGATCCGAACCACCCCATCCCACCTCCGGAATGTAAACAAAGGGGACGGCCGACGATTCTAGCCATTCAGCGGCTGGCCCCTTGAATCGACGACTGGAAAATCCTGCCTTAGCGCCTGGCTGGTTCAGCGGCGAACCTTGCAGacaaggagggcgacggcaGACAGCGGACGCCTTGGAAGCAACAGATACAGCACCTGCAGCGCCAGTGGCAGCACAAGCCCGCCATCCACCAGCCAACAGGAGCAACCCAAACAACGGGAGAGGggagaaagggggaaaggggggtaGGCGACGCTTTCCGATCCTGCGCCAGCGCAATCAATTCGCATCATCCTCGACCGACTCCGCGCGCTTTCGCTGCAGCATCGTCACGACATTTCTTCAATCCTTGCAACATTCTCTTCTCCCACTCTACAACCATCCATCGCATCCGAGGAACCATTTTATCTTTTTGCCAGCCTTTTGCGCAACCCATCACAATCACAAAACAGagacacgcacacacacacacacacacacacacacactacaCACATACTTCCTTCGCAATGGCTTCTAACCAGTACGACGCTCAGGCTTCGACCAACTACAAGGAggccttttccctcttcgACAAGCGCGGCAACGGCCGTGTTGCTATCGACAGTTTGGGCGACCTGCTCCGCGCCTGCGGCCAGAACCCCACCCTCACTGAGATTcgcgacctcgagaagaacgTTGGAGGCGACTGTGAGTTCCCCTGCCTTGTTGATGGTCGCTTTGTCGCGCGTGCCCACCACAGCAGCTGCGTACAAACGAAGTCGCAACCACTGACCGGCCGTCTAGTCGACTTTGAGACGTTCCAGCGCATCCTCAACCGCCCCGGCGGCTTCCGTGACCCCGGCGAGCCCGAGGAGTACTGCCGCGGCTTCCAGGTCTTTGATAAGGACATGACGGGcttcatcggcgtcggccagctcaaGTACATCCTGACCAACCTCGGCGAGAAgatgacggacgaggaggtcgacgagcttctcaaggccgtcgacacAAGTTCTGGCCAGGTCAACTACACCGGTAAGCATCTTGCATCCTCCATACTCAATCGCGGACATCGACCACTGACCCGGACGTCGCGACAGAGCTTGTCCGCACCATTCTCGCCAACTAGATTTgccatctcggccgacaATCTTGACACGAGACACGATTCTGAGGGCTAGGATTCGAGCGAGCGTTGTACGACCATTCAAGACGGCGATGGAGTGACGGGACGGACGGGCAGGCTTGCCGACAAAAGAACAAGACATTTTGCATGGCTGGCACGATGGGAACGGCGTTTGCTTTGCGTTTGCGATTGCGTTGTTCCGCTATTGTAGGGAATTTGGGTATCCTGGAGTTGAGCTCTTCATCAGAGGCTTTTCTCTGGAtcatacacacacacgaaGATACACACACGTGTGCCGAGTCCGAAACAAGACCCGACACCAAACGAAATAAACAACATGATACTAAGATGATGGCCCCGCGAAAAGGGGGAACAAGTTCATGTGTCTGGGTTCGACGGGGTATGCTTCGTGCATCGTGCTTGTTTGTCGGTACATCTTAGGATGACATTGGGGGTTCTGTGCATGCACACCCTATCTCTTATCATATCATCTGCAAGGTCCTCCAATAGAACTGGACGAACTGGCTGGATGCTACCGATAAttcctcttcgtctcctGTCATTCAACGCGGCAGCCGTCGCGACCCGGCTTTGTTGACCCAACCCATGATGTCGCACCAGGAAACTTGGACTTGGCTGGTCTGCCCGGCAACAAAGAACCCCGCACAAAATGGCGGGTGCACGTGTCTTACATAAGCTCGCTCCTGTCTGGCGATGTGGCCTGCATCTGGACCTGCAGGCCGCCAAAGTGTCccacacccctccccccttcagTGCCAGTCACGGTGCAACAGTGCAGGCACCCCGCTTGCTTCGCTTCACCGTGGGGCGTCGCAGCCCGGGACGTCGTAGCGCCGGGGAGCTTGAAGCTCTGAGCCTCTAAGcggaaggaggaggaggaggaggaggagggaccCCGTGAACCTTTTGCCTTCATCCACTTACACACCCAAACCGCCAACCATTGACATTCCCCAGCCCAGTGCTCCTGCAAGTCCATAACCCCTCAttccactcactcacttacaCTTTCCATTTGTGCCTAGCCACACCCACTACCTTAGTTCCTACGGCATCGAACCTCCTCCACCTGCATCCATTCGCATCGGCCGTGGTCCTGCagccgctcctcctccccctcccccgccccgaCTCCCAACCGACCGACTGACCGAACCGTGTTTCGTCCAGTCGCCCTGGCGTCAACCGCTTCCTCCAagcgccgcctccccctcctgtccttcaccttcttcctcatcttcctcgttgcAGCCCTCATCCTGGCGGCCCCCAGAGCAGTCCCGAGAATCACTTCTCTCTTCGCCCAGCTGCGATTCAAACCAGTCCAGGTTCCCCTCTTCGCCACACCCACTGCTCCGACCTACCGGCCCTTGATGACCAGCACCATGGTCCCCGACAAGTACAAATCACCGCCCCAGGCGCCACCCGTCTTTACCGGCACCAAAGAGtccatcgtcggcgacgccaagAAGATATGCGATCAGACCAGAGCTCtgctcgacaagctcgtcgccgacgtccccgtcgacaaggccacCTTTGAAAATGTCATGCGACCTGTTGCCAAGGATGAGAACGAAAGCGGGCTTTCAACCCGCATCCTGGGCTTCTATCAGTACGTTTCGAGCGACGCCGCCTTGCGCGAGGCCTCGACCCAGGCCGACACCATCATGGACGAGTTCTCCATTGAGGTGAACATGAGGGAGGATGTGTACAAGCTGGTCGAGGCCATCCACAAAAAGAAGGACTCGGAAGGTCTGGATCCTGAGAGCCTGCGTCTGCTCGAGAAGGACTACAAGAACTACGTCAAGATGGGTCTGGGCCTGCCTGCTGGTCCCCAGCGCGATCGCTTCAAGGAGATCAAGAAGCGTCTCAGCCAGATCCAGATCGAGTTCCAGAAGAACCTCAACGAAGAAAACGGCGGCATCTGGTTCAcccccgaggagctcgacggtGTCCCCGAGGATGTTATTGACGGTTTGGAGAAGGGCAccgccgagaacgagggcAAGCTCAAGCTCTCCTTCAAGTACCCCGATCTTTTCCCGACCCTCAAGTTCGCCAAGAACCCCGAGACGAGGCGTAAGGTCTTTATCCAGAACGAGAACAAGTGCAACCAGAACGTCCCTCTGttcaaggaggccatcatccttcgcgacgaggccgcccgcATGCTCGGCTACCCTGACCACGCCTCCCTCCGCATTGAGGACAAGATGGCCAAGACCACCAAGACTGTCAACGACTTTCTGGGAGATCTCCGCTCTCGTCTGACGGCCGGTGGTGCCAAGGAGGTTGAGCACCTTCTGGAGCTCAAGAAGTCCGATACCGATGCCCGGGGCGTTGCTAACGATGGCAACTACTACCTCTGGGACCACAAGTTCTACGATCGATTGATGATTGAGAAGGAGTACAGTATCGACGAGAACAAGATTGCCGAGTACTTCCCCATTACCTCGACCATTACCGGGATGCTCAAGATCTTcgaggagcttctcggcTTTGTCTTCGTCGAGCTGAAGCCTGAGGACCGCAAGGCCCTGAGCCCCACGGGCAAGGGCGAGGATATTGCCTGGCACGAGGATGTCATTATCTTCAGCGTTTGGGATGATGCCTCCGAGGGAGAAGGCTTCGTCGGCTACCTGTACCTTGACCTGCACCCCCGCCAGGGCAAGTACGGCCACGCCGCCAACTTCAACTTGCAGCCTGGTTATCTGCAAGCGAACGGTTCGCGCAGATACCCTGCTACGGCGTTGGTCTGCAACTTCAGCAAGCCTACGCCCAAGAAACCCTCGCTTCTCAAGCACGATGAGGTTGTTACGCTCTTCCACGAGCTGGGCCACGGTATTCACGACCTCGCCGGTCGCTGCACCTACAGCCGCTTCCACGGTACAAGCACTGTCAGGGACTTTGTCGAGGCGCCTTCGCAAATGCTGGAGAACTGGTGCTGGACCCCCAGCGTCATCAAGGCTCTGTCTCAACATTATCAGACGGGCGAGAAGATTCCCGACGACCTCATCGAGAAGCAAATTTCCACCAAGCATGTCAATGCTGCGCTCTTCAACCTGCGTCAGCTCCACTTTGGCACCTTTGACATGACGGTCCACACTCCCAAGAGCCacgacgagatcaagaacATGGACCTGTCGGCCGTCTACAACGAGCTTCGCGGCGAGATTGCCGGCATCAAGGGCCCCGAAGCTCAGGGCGAGAAGAGGTATGACATGTCTCGGCCTGTCCCTTTAGACCAACATATTGCTAACAGTCACAGCACCTGGGGCAACGGAcaggcctgcttcggccaTCTCATTGGAGGCTACGATGCCGGTTACTACGGCTACCTCTCATCCGAGGTTTACTCGACCGACATGTTCTACTCGGTCTTCAAGGCAGACCCCATGAACGGCAAGGAGGGCCGTCGCTACAGACACACCGTCCTTGAGAAGGGCGGTAGCCAGGAAGAGATGTTGACCCTGGAGCAGTTCCTTGGTCGCAAGCCCAGCACCGAATCCTTTTACAAGGAGTTGGGAATCCCTCAGTAAGGGCCCCGATTGGTACCGCGGCGTGTGGAAGCAAGACGGATTCTGAACTGTATATTATAGTACTAGATCGCGATTGTGATCAACCTTAAGGGGCTCACCCTTTCAATAGACATGGTCAAAGCCATCTTGCAAGACTGTGGAGTAACTGCCTTGGCTTCGATGTTTGCGATTCGCCGTCTCAACCTGACTACACTTACTTACAATGCAATCCATGTACACAAAATGTGACTGACACCTCGCACAGAGCAAACATCTAGACATAAGTAGAATTTCTAGGTAGACGGAGTCGAGGGAATAGGTCTCACCGCGCAATCCTCTTCCAACTTGCGGTTGTCGTTCGTGCTCCAGCCGCGTTTGAGGTTACTGCCAACATCAGACGGGAGCCGGGCAGACGACTTCATCACATCAGCACACCATTCGTATCTTGCTTTGAAAGAGATTCGGATCGCAGCCGCCGGGGCCTAAGGTTCGCGTTCGTAGAGGGGGCAATGCAAGGGGACCCAGTCACTGAAGTCTGGGGCACTTCAACGAGTTCGAGAAACTTGTTTCGTTTCCTTGCACACGCAGTCCTCGTGCCCCAAGAAAGAAGCTAAATCGAACGCCCCATGAGGGAATGGCGGGTTTGAGCGGTCGATGCTGCTGCCTGCCAGGAACGTCCGCCAACGCGTTGCCCACGTCGAATGTCCGAAGGCGATATCAAGGTACGCAGTCAGCGCAGCCGGGGAaactcccccctcctcctcctacgGCCTGGACAGTGGCCAGAGTAGGACCAGGATTTGGGTGGAGAAATTGAGACCCTGTTAGGggggtggtgatgatgatggccgtcgTAGGTTGCCCATTGGGTACTGGGAACCCTCTTCACTGCCTTGCTACCAAAAGCTTCAGTACCTAGTAACAGCGGAACCGTAATTAGGCCTGTCCCACTGCTCGGCAGCCGAGGCCCCCGTATTCTTCCTCTCGGCCTGGGCATTCTTCGAAGCCGCCTCGGGCCGTCGGCATCTTTCCTAGCTAGCACCCCCAGCTTCTAAGTACATGCGTCGCAGTAGTCTGAGGTGACGTGTTGAAATTTCGTTCGGAGTTGTGGAGCATTCCGGCCTCTTACTCTTTTCTTCATCAACGGGCTTACCGGTTGATTGGTCGTGGACGGATTATCGGCAACTTCGAAACCTTACCTTGGCGGAGATTCATACTCAAGTATTGAAACGTCTTTGCGCATAGTAGCATTGTTAATAGAAACCATTTCGAACATAATCTATTAAGATTTCGCGAGTATTTGAAGATCTCTCCTTGTTGTCGTGTTTGCCCTCACAATAAGCAGGACCTCGGATGGCTGGTTTATAACCGACATCCCCCAAGCTCCAAGGGGCGTGTTTGTCTCGATTTCTCCATCTTTAGCTCAGGATCATCACACTGTTCTCTACTTGACGTGACGAAAACACTCAACCTTCATAAGAGAATTTGTTTCTACCAGGATGCCTTCCACGTTAAAGAttgccctcctcgccttcgtcgcccttgTAGCGGCGGTGCCGTCCTCCCCCGAGGCTGACACGGGCGCACTCTTTGCTGTCGAAAGTCAGTTGAATCTCAAGACGTTTTCAATCTATAGACATGGGACTAACCTAAACGGACCATAGAGCGATGTGTAGGGCTCTACGCAAGTTGTAATGACGACTGCTGCGGCTCCTTGACCAGCTGCAACTACATCCCGATATGCGGAAACAACCGTTGCGTGTCATACGATCCCGCCATCACCTACAACCCTACCTGCCACTAAGAGGGTTTCTAGATCTGTTACAACCCCTAAGATACAACAGGACCAGGCCACGTCCTGCAGGGCGTCTGGTGGCTGCAGGATAGAATACATGCTGGAGACACAGGAGACAAGGGTGACTCCTCTGGTGCAGAAGAAGTACGTATGAGTTATGTGACAATAAAACAAGGCTGTAAGTAGTTAAATAGAGACTGTAAGCGCTTCTACATAGGTACCTAATCATCGGGTTTAAAAAAAAGTGCTCTCTTGTCCAACGTAGCAGCCAACTGGGCCAAAGCCTGTAGCAGTCCCCAAAGCTAAATAGTCCGTCAAGCCAGTTATCAAACCCTTTCGCCAAGGGCCCTTGGAGTGCGTTACGCCCTCGTATTTTACACCGAGACTTAGCACAGAACATATGGCTGAAGCAAAAGATGGCCTTGGGAGACGCGCTTACTAAGTATCGCAGCCAAAAGCCTCGTCACCCCTCAACCCGTTTGAAAGGGCCAAGCTTATTCGCGTCTGCTGCAAATTATCAGTCTCTTCGGGATCATCCTTCTTTCTCGACATGCTGATCTTGATGCAGGCATTCCCTTTCCGTCGCCAAGTACGAATTGTGCAATACCTACTCCCCTGGCTTACATCTCCTGTCCGAATGCTCATACTCTCCTAGCCGCTCAAGCCCTGCAACTAGCTTGATCCCGATTCAAAGTCCTTGCCAGACCCAGACCGCCGCAAAATTGCCTCGTAGCTCTCACATATCCGGATTATCGCTTGGCATGAATCGAAAACCGTTCTTCTGGAAGTCCGCTTCCAAGTTCCTCTGCAGTTCGGCTATGAGCTCTTGGCTCAAGAGGCTTCTCCAGGTGAAGACTTGGTCGCTTGAACTTGTGGGCACCTTACTTCCTCTGGAGGCATACGACTTGTACGATAGTTCTAGCGCCTCTAGCTTGTCTTCATCCCAGATAGCTAGTCCTAGCTGACGGTACGGCCAGAATGGAACTCCGCGGATGGGTGAAAATGGATTCCTTAAGAGCCTGGCTATGTATAATGTCCAGCACGGTGGCCGTCCCTTTGATATTTCCTCTCGTGACCATCTGGGATCTACCACCCCTGGCAAAGCCGGGTCTTGCCACTTCTTTGCGGACTTGCAGTCTGGAGGAGGGGCCGGGAGACGCTGAGAGCCTTGCGTCAGAACAGGACCGCCCTGGACATGATCAACGAAGTCAACAACGGTGAGGAACTCCTCTTTCTGCCAGGTCCAGCCCGCAAAGAGAATCTCGGGAGACACCTCTCGTTGGCTGTCCTCCAGGGCCCAGTCCACGCGGCCATCGGAAGCTGCAAGCTTCAGGTCGATCAGCAGCTGCAACCTCCAGAATCCGCGCATAACGCGTTGCTCCTCCATCCAGCAAGGTGGACCAACAGGCTGTAGCTTGTACGGCTTCCCAGGAGGGGGCTTCTGGCGCCATGGCTTCTCACCACCAGCGCCCCACGCGAAGCCGCGTTCGAGGTGGGCTGGGGTGACGGAGGACCATTGCTTGCGGTAGTGTTCGAGACAAGCCCACGCCAGGCAGCAGATGCGTCGCGCGGTCGAGAGGATGCCCCGGACGAGCCGAGGAGGTTGGCCGCGGAGGGAGCGCGCGAGGCTCGGGGCAGCCAAGTTGAGAGACGAGTCCTTGCCGCCTGGGCACTGGGTGTACCTCTCGGCAAAATCCTGGAGCGACGATGCCAGTGAATTCTCCGGGGTTGCGGTGCGGACCAGGCCGACGCGGCGGACCAGCTCGACCACATGGGGTGACATCGACTCGGCAAGAGCATGATCGAGAGCTTTGGGTCCCACTTCGGAGAACTCGAAGACGCGAGATGCAGTCGGGCTAGCCGTGACGAGGTGGTAAATCGATCGGAGATCAGTGATGGAAAAAAGTATCTGTTCCAGGATCTCGGTCGGGAGGTGGTCGAGATTGGCGGTTGATCGAGATGCCATGGCGAGGCAAAGATAACATTTCAAGACTCAGAAAAAGTCGTGCGTTGAAGAAGCCAGGGATACAGGCTAGAGGTGGTATAAAATGTCATTCCAAGGATGCTGCTGATTTTTGAACCAACGTGAGATAAACAGTCTTGGCAGAGATGCAACACACCATCTACATGTCAGCACCTGACAGGGTCTAACTATCCCACCTGCGGCACAGCGGCGCTTAACTCACCCCGAGATAGCGCTCCAGACTGGTGCTCTCGGGTCGACGGATGCCTAACAGTGGGTGGTTTGGGAACTCGGCACATCGCCATTCATACGCCATTCTCGATTCTCCCCAACAGTCGGTCTTGTGGTCCCAAGGATACATTGGTAGTCTCTGAATACACTGACGGTCAAAGCACCCCTAACCAGTCCCTACCCTCCTGCCATGGTCGAGATAAATCAACAAAAGCTTGAGGGTTCGGCCAGGATCTGCTTCAGGGGACCTGTAAGTCTAGATTGATCTTTAAGAAGACAATGTTTTCCATCCAAGTAAGGATATCCGAAACAGCTGATTTGAAGAGTAGGGAGGAGCTGGCGCACGTCCCCGCCTGCTGGGTGAGCACTTCTGGGCTTCGGCTAACGCTTGACTACTCAA
Protein-coding sequences here:
- a CDS encoding Putative methyltransferase type 11, S-adenosyl-L-methionine-dependent methyltransferase superfamily — encoded protein: MSVFARSTFSAAGYAAFRPSYPASLFRTVLAYHNAPSADGTALDLGCGHGLIARALAPHFGRVTAIDPSAGMIKQASESTQDAKIAFRQASAEDISFVADRSVDLVVAGQAAHWFDYGRVWPELARVVRRGGTLAFWGYKDNILVGFPEVNGIFEHFCYGEGEAAPGSGWETMGPYWEPGRQVLRDDLKAVVPPASEWEAVRRIVYDPDRRTAQAQTDAGTDPEAAWLRKTLKLGEFERYVQTFSAYRGWRDAHPKVKSRAEGGAGDITDLLFDRLLAAVPEWKAKGDGWRDVEVEAVWGTTIILAKRK
- a CDS encoding Putative EF-hand domain-containing protein produces the protein MASTNYKEAFSLFDKRGNGRVAIDSLGDLLRACGQNPTLTEIRDLEKNVGGDFDFETFQRILNRPGGFRDPGEPEEYCRGFQVFDKDMTGFIGVGQLKYILTNLGEKMTDEEVDELLKAVDTSSGQVNYTELVRTILAN
- a CDS encoding Putative peptidase M3A/M3B catalytic domain, neurolysin/Thimet oligopeptidase, domain 2 — encoded protein: MTSTMVPDKYKSPPQAPPVFTGTKESIVGDAKKICDQTRALLDKLVADVPVDKATFENVMRPVAKDENESGLSTRILGFYQYVSSDAALREASTQADTIMDEFSIEVNMREDVYKLVEAIHKKKDSEGLDPESLRLLEKDYKNYVKMGLGLPAGPQRDRFKEIKKRLSQIQIEFQKNLNEENGGIWFTPEELDGVPEDVIDGLEKGTAENEGKLKLSFKYPDLFPTLKFAKNPETRRKVFIQNENKCNQNVPLFKEAIILRDEAARMLGYPDHASLRIEDKMAKTTKTVNDFLGDLRSRLTAGGAKEVEHLLELKKSDTDARGVANDGNYYLWDHKFYDRLMIEKEYSIDENKIAEYFPITSTITGMLKIFEELLGFVFVELKPEDRKALSPTGKGEDIAWHEDVIIFSVWDDASEGEGFVGYLYLDLHPRQGKYGHAANFNLQPGYLQANGSRRYPATALVCNFSKPTPKKPSLLKHDEVVTLFHELGHGIHDLAGRCTYSRFHGTSTVRDFVEAPSQMLENWCWTPSVIKALSQHYQTGEKIPDDLIEKQISTKHVNAALFNLRQLHFGTFDMTVHTPKSHDEIKNMDLSAVYNELRGEIAGIKGPEAQGEKSTWGNGQACFGHLIGGYDAGYYGYLSSEVYSTDMFYSVFKADPMNGKEGRRYRHTVLEKGGSQEEMLTLEQFLGRKPSTESFYKELGIPQ